A single genomic interval of Granulicella tundricola MP5ACTX9 harbors:
- a CDS encoding AI-2E family transporter has product MSRLERRCVMDLMDRPIGASFRTAGGALAGWWRAVTLDALIVGVLWLIGLEILRVPWAPFWALLGGVFQFVPGIGGMLAVAGPAIATALSDGGDTLFRLCMVLGLYGVIAILEGLVISPYILHRTTLVPWWASFLGPILLGIIIPPWGVLIAPPLLAVVFAFRRRE; this is encoded by the coding sequence ATGAGCAGGTTGGAGCGGAGGTGCGTGATGGATTTGATGGATCGACCGATTGGCGCTTCTTTTAGAACCGCGGGTGGGGCGCTCGCCGGGTGGTGGCGGGCGGTGACGCTCGATGCTTTGATTGTGGGTGTGTTGTGGTTGATTGGGCTCGAGATTCTGCGGGTTCCGTGGGCTCCTTTCTGGGCGCTGCTGGGTGGAGTGTTTCAGTTTGTGCCGGGCATCGGGGGGATGCTGGCGGTGGCGGGGCCGGCGATCGCGACCGCGCTGTCCGATGGCGGCGATACGCTGTTCCGGCTTTGCATGGTGCTGGGGCTGTATGGGGTGATCGCGATCCTGGAGGGTCTGGTGATCAGTCCGTACATTCTGCACCGGACGACGCTGGTGCCGTGGTGGGCGTCGTTTCTGGGGCCGATTCTGCTGGGGATCATCATTCCTCCTTGGGGTGTTTTGATTGCTCCGCCGTTGCTGGCGGTGGTGTTTGCGTTCCGGCGACGGGAATAA
- a CDS encoding cold-shock protein, with translation MEQGTVKWFNDAKGFGFISRQNGEDVFAHYSAITSSGFKSLQEGQAVQFNVVKGPKGWQAADIQPL, from the coding sequence ATGGAACAGGGAACAGTGAAGTGGTTTAACGACGCCAAGGGTTTTGGGTTCATCAGCCGTCAGAACGGCGAAGATGTTTTCGCGCACTACTCGGCAATCACCTCGAGCGGCTTCAAGAGCCTGCAAGAGGGTCAGGCTGTCCAGTTCAACGTGGTCAAGGGACCCAAGGGCTGGCAGGCTGCGGACATCCAGCCTCTGTAA
- a CDS encoding response regulator, with product MTLAPILRILVVDDHPLMRSGIAGEINGQPDMRVVAEASDGEEAIAAFKLHRPDVTLMDLRMPGIGGIEAIRRIRTDFPISRFVVLTSSAGDVQVMRAFQAGATGYLLKNLLRTELIDTIRVVHAGRRRMPPELAQQIAEYAMEDAVSPRELEVLQEVSRGKSNKIVAGDLNISEHTVKNHLKSILSKLDASDRTDAVVIAIRRGYIEM from the coding sequence ATGACGCTCGCACCCATCCTCCGCATTCTTGTCGTCGACGATCACCCCCTGATGCGATCCGGCATCGCGGGTGAAATCAATGGGCAGCCCGATATGCGTGTCGTCGCCGAAGCCAGCGACGGAGAAGAAGCCATCGCCGCATTCAAGCTGCATCGCCCGGACGTGACCCTCATGGACCTTCGCATGCCCGGAATCGGCGGGATCGAGGCCATCCGCCGCATCCGGACCGACTTCCCCATCTCCCGGTTCGTCGTACTGACCTCCTCGGCAGGCGATGTTCAGGTCATGCGTGCGTTTCAGGCCGGCGCGACCGGATACCTCTTGAAAAATCTCCTCCGTACAGAACTGATCGATACCATCCGCGTCGTCCACGCAGGAAGGCGAAGAATGCCGCCGGAGCTGGCCCAGCAGATCGCCGAGTATGCCATGGAAGACGCCGTCAGCCCACGCGAGCTTGAAGTGCTGCAGGAGGTGTCCCGTGGCAAATCAAACAAAATCGTCGCGGGAGACCTGAACATCTCGGAGCATACGGTGAAGAACCACCTGAAGAGCATCCTGTCCAAGTTGGACGCCAGCGACCGCACCGACGCAGTTGTGATCGCAATACGGCGCGGCTACATTGAAATGTGA
- a CDS encoding sensor histidine kinase: protein MPAGDLKIRAITMDRTGTLWISIPAHGPDKIYTFNHGVWSRFHGLDTIPSFSATSMMADRAGRVWIATGSSRIFVIEDGKVRSFDHQQGIDSGGVTLLTESGDHIWIGGTENLDYFSKGRFRRIAFQDDSPIAGVTGVAETSDGDVWFSCDRRILRVTAAEMQGALSEDKPRIHPSIFDYLDGNFESPNIRFQASTIAHPSNGRLYFLGRQSLVSLDPSNLQKNQIPPGIFIRSAGSDGHITEDPSSLQLQKGSENLQINYTATSLLIPERVHFRYKLQGFDRDWQDVGTRRQAYYTHLPPGRYAFLVTASNNDGVWSPTAARCDFYLPPIFLQSVWFKLLCFLALAGLLSALYLLRIRMVTTQIRQRLVERLAERERIARDLHDTFFQGIQGLFLRFNTATAMLPAKEPARQVFMEALQLSDQVMAEGRELVLDLHADDAVIASLAEDLARSYHRPAGSIGPAYKVIAVGQVRRLHPVCGTELLRIGQEAVQNAFKHANADAVEVEVLYEKEFLKMRIRDDGQGIDETVIRQGRRPGTSD from the coding sequence ACGGCCTCGATACCATCCCCAGCTTCTCTGCCACCAGCATGATGGCAGACCGCGCAGGAAGGGTCTGGATCGCCACCGGCTCGTCACGCATCTTCGTGATCGAAGACGGCAAAGTTCGCTCCTTCGATCATCAGCAAGGCATTGACAGCGGTGGCGTCACCCTGCTGACCGAAAGCGGAGATCACATCTGGATCGGTGGTACGGAGAACCTGGACTACTTTTCCAAAGGCCGCTTCCGCAGAATCGCCTTTCAGGATGACTCGCCGATCGCCGGCGTCACAGGCGTGGCAGAGACATCGGACGGAGACGTCTGGTTCAGCTGTGACCGCAGAATTCTCAGGGTGACCGCCGCAGAGATGCAAGGCGCTCTAAGCGAAGACAAGCCCCGCATCCATCCCTCCATCTTCGACTATCTTGATGGCAACTTCGAAAGCCCCAACATCCGCTTTCAGGCTTCAACGATCGCCCACCCGTCCAACGGTCGCCTCTATTTTCTCGGTCGCCAAAGTCTCGTCTCGCTCGACCCATCCAATCTTCAGAAGAATCAGATCCCGCCCGGAATCTTCATTCGCTCCGCCGGCAGCGACGGCCACATCACCGAAGATCCCTCTTCGCTGCAACTGCAGAAGGGCTCGGAAAACCTGCAGATCAACTACACCGCCACCAGCCTGCTCATCCCGGAACGCGTGCACTTTCGTTACAAGCTGCAGGGTTTCGATCGAGACTGGCAGGACGTAGGAACCCGCCGTCAGGCCTACTACACCCACCTTCCGCCCGGTCGCTATGCCTTCCTCGTCACCGCCAGCAACAACGACGGAGTCTGGAGTCCAACCGCCGCACGCTGTGACTTCTATCTCCCCCCCATTTTTCTGCAAAGTGTCTGGTTCAAGCTCCTCTGCTTCCTCGCGCTCGCGGGCCTTCTTTCGGCGCTCTATCTGCTTCGCATCCGCATGGTAACCACGCAGATCAGGCAGAGACTCGTTGAGCGATTGGCGGAGCGCGAACGCATCGCCCGCGATCTCCACGACACCTTCTTTCAGGGCATTCAGGGCCTCTTCCTCCGCTTCAACACCGCGACAGCCATGCTGCCGGCGAAGGAGCCCGCCAGACAGGTCTTCATGGAGGCCCTGCAGCTCTCAGACCAGGTCATGGCAGAAGGGCGGGAGCTCGTCCTCGACCTCCACGCCGACGATGCCGTCATCGCAAGCCTCGCCGAGGATCTTGCTCGAAGCTATCACCGACCGGCCGGTTCGATCGGACCCGCCTACAAGGTGATCGCGGTCGGTCAGGTCAGGCGGCTTCACCCCGTCTGTGGAACCGAACTCCTGCGCATCGGACAGGAGGCCGTCCAGAACGCCTTCAAACATGCCAACGCCGACGCCGTTGAGGTGGAGGTCCTCTACGAAAAGGAATTCCTCAAGATGAGGATTCGAGACGACGGACAAGGCATCGATGAAACCGTAATCCGCCAGGGACGGCGCCCGGGCACCTCGGATTGA